A portion of the Oncorhynchus kisutch isolate 150728-3 unplaced genomic scaffold, Okis_V2 scaffold1146, whole genome shotgun sequence genome contains these proteins:
- the LOC116364995 gene encoding glucagon receptor encodes MFQMCVLLSLLTLSGYTQVSSAKSLKLLMEQWTSYKNQCSQSIVATPPAIGLVCNRTFDQYACWPDGLPGTTVNVSCPWYLPWYRKVQQGCGLSPLPLLFSSLLYRKLHCMRNNIHMNLFSSFILRAVSILIKDVLLDSCPSPWPPGLTPTIRVSSVTSFPLCVTSLPLCTVAGCRIAMVMMQYSVIANNYWLLVEGIYLHSLLVVTVFTERNYFCIYLFIGWGAPLIFVLPWVIVKYLYENEECWERNINMGYWWIIRSPILLAYLMNFFIFIRIIKILMSKLKAHQMRYTDYKFRLAKSTLTLIPLLGIHAILFTLVIDESVPKGSKMRLIRLFYDLLFNSFQGLLVAILYCFVNKEVQSEMLKKWKRWKLGKDIEEEYRHTYSHAPHVKSGSIVTGNLAGVQDNGSDPKDSQLAPNPDYDPDPNPASTSITPNESSRLVGSCHNRTDKTKTQPSLQCPSTPHGGTNNCSTLMEDICLEERAQSYTRPEEGAESNF; translated from the exons ATGTTCCAGATGTGTGTCCTCTTATCACTGCTCACCCTCTCTGGCTACACCCAG GTCTCCTCGGCTAAATCTCTGAAGCTCCTGATGGAACAATGGACGAGCTACAAGAACCAGTGTTCTCAGAGCATCGTCGCCACGCCTCCCGCCATAG GACTGGTGTGTAACAGGACGTTTGACCAGTATGCCTGCTGGCCAGATGGACTTCCTGGAACAACAGTCAATGTTTCCTGTCCATGGTACCTGCCCTGGTACCGCAAag tcCAGCAGGGGTGTGGT ctctctcctcttcctctcctcttctcctctctcctctacaggaAGCTCCACTGTATGAGGAACAACATCCATATGAATCTGTTTTCCTCCTTCATCCTGCGTGCTGTCTCCATCCTGATTAAAGATGTCCTGCTAGACTCCTGTCCGTCCCCCTGGCCCCCGGGGCTGACACCCACCatcag agtcagtagtgtGACGTCCTTCCCACTCTGTGTGACgtccctcccactctgt ACGGTTGCCGGGTGCCGTATCGCCATGGTGATGATGCAGTACAGCGTCATCGCCAACAACTATTGGCTGCTGGTGGAAGGCATCTACCTGCACAGCCTCCTGGTTGTCACCGTGTTCACTGAGAGAAACTACTTCTGCATCTACCTGTTTATCGGCTGGg GTGCTCCTCTGATATTCGTGTTGCCGTGGGTGATAGTCAAATACCTGTACGAGAATGAAGA GTGCTGGGAGAGGAACATCAACATGGGTTACTGGTGGATTATACGTTCTCCCATCCTGTTAGCTTACCTG ATGAATTTCTTTATCTTCATCCGGATTATAAAGATCCTGATGTCGAAGCTCAAGGCCCATCAGATGAGATACACAGATTACAAGTTCAG gctggcTAAATCCACTCTGACCCTCATCCCTCTGCTGGGTATTCACGCCATCCTCTTCACCTTAGTCATCGATGAGTCCGTCCCCAAAGGTTCCAAGATGCGTCTCATCCGCCTCTTCTACGACCTCCTCTTCAACTCCTTCCAG ggCCTACTGGTGGCCATCTTGTATTGTTTCGTCAACAAAGAG gtccagTCTGAGATGTTGAAAAAGTGGAAGAGGTGGAAGCTGGGTAAAGACATCGAGGAAGAGTACCGTCATACATACAGCCACGCGCCTCACGTGAAGAGCGGCAGCATCGTCACCGGCAACCTGGCCGGTGTCCAAGACAATGGCAGCGACCCTAAAGACTCACAGTTAGCCCCCAACCCCGACTACgaccctgatcctaaccctgCCTCAACCTCCATCACCCCCAATGAGAGCAGTAGATTGGTGGGGTCCTGCCACAACAGGACGGATAAAACAAAGACTCAACCCTCCCTGCAGTGTCCCTCCACACCACATGGTGGCACTAACAACTGCAGCACTCTGATGGAGGACATTTGTCTGGAGGAGAGGGCTCAGAGTTATACACGCCCAGAGGAGGGCGCCGAAAGCAACTTCTGA